One genomic window of Actinoplanes lobatus includes the following:
- a CDS encoding carbamoyltransferase family protein: protein MLILGISGLDRAAALKKRMMPDLDRREQRLVQGLDSAAALVDENGVIAASAQERHDGVKGTGTFPADAVAACLRMAGATLDDVDLVAHGFRYQHSPAFEIDGYVRRWYREAYSEEVQLDVLRSHYPDQDWERKLVRVPHHLAHAASTYHLSGFRDALVLVADGMGESESTTLFSGHDGRLDTLRTYPIASSLGILYSVVTQYLGFLPGMDEYKVMGLAPYGDLGSFPDAGLVTLRPGGGLSVPLLACDKTPEERETHRGAIRRLEELFGPARHPDAPITQRHMDVAAVLQRSLEQSLLLVLDEGLTAATGETYRDLCMAGGVALNCTANGLIARSGRFDRVFVQPASGDDGTALGAALHVLRSHVPAVPKAMGMPFWGEEFSGTEIEAALATLGPGHRVDHLPGEALLAETSGLIASGAVVAWFQGRMEFGPRALGNRSILADPTAPDMRAHLNAVVKQREEFRPFAPAVVAEEAGEYFEIEPGEEALYRHMLVVARVRDKYRDELPSSTHVDGSARVQVVDRELAPRFHALIRRFGDDHGTPVVLNTSFNLRGQPIVRTPREAVATYARSALDALAIGDWLVRREPAAAGDGGDDD, encoded by the coding sequence GTGCTGATCCTCGGAATCAGCGGTCTCGACCGGGCTGCCGCGCTCAAGAAGCGGATGATGCCCGACCTCGACCGGCGCGAGCAGCGCCTGGTGCAGGGCCTCGACTCGGCCGCCGCCCTGGTCGACGAGAACGGCGTGATCGCCGCCTCGGCGCAGGAACGGCACGACGGCGTCAAGGGGACGGGCACCTTCCCGGCCGACGCCGTCGCCGCCTGCCTGCGGATGGCCGGCGCCACCCTGGACGACGTCGACCTCGTCGCCCACGGCTTCCGCTATCAGCACTCCCCGGCCTTCGAGATCGACGGCTACGTGCGGCGGTGGTACCGGGAGGCGTACAGCGAAGAGGTCCAGCTCGACGTGCTGCGGTCGCATTACCCGGACCAGGACTGGGAACGCAAACTCGTCCGCGTCCCCCACCATTTGGCGCACGCCGCGAGCACGTACCACCTGAGCGGCTTCCGCGACGCGCTGGTGCTGGTCGCCGACGGGATGGGCGAATCGGAGTCGACCACCCTGTTCAGCGGGCACGACGGTCGGCTGGACACGTTGCGCACCTATCCCATCGCGAGCTCGCTCGGCATCCTCTACAGCGTCGTCACCCAGTATCTCGGCTTCCTGCCGGGCATGGACGAGTACAAGGTGATGGGGCTCGCCCCGTACGGCGACCTGGGTTCCTTCCCGGACGCCGGGCTGGTCACCCTCCGCCCGGGCGGCGGTCTGAGCGTGCCGCTGCTGGCCTGTGACAAGACGCCGGAGGAGCGGGAGACCCACCGCGGCGCGATCCGCCGCCTCGAAGAGCTGTTCGGCCCGGCCCGCCATCCCGACGCCCCGATCACGCAGCGGCACATGGACGTCGCCGCCGTCCTGCAACGGTCGCTGGAGCAGAGCCTGCTCCTCGTCCTGGACGAAGGGCTCACCGCGGCCACCGGGGAGACGTACCGCGATCTCTGCATGGCCGGCGGCGTCGCCCTCAACTGCACCGCCAACGGCCTCATCGCGCGCAGCGGCCGGTTCGACCGGGTCTTCGTCCAGCCCGCCTCGGGCGACGACGGAACCGCCCTCGGCGCGGCCCTGCACGTGTTACGCAGTCACGTTCCCGCCGTACCGAAAGCCATGGGAATGCCCTTCTGGGGCGAGGAGTTCAGCGGGACCGAGATCGAGGCGGCCCTGGCCACGCTCGGGCCCGGGCATCGGGTGGACCATCTTCCCGGCGAGGCGCTGCTGGCGGAGACGTCCGGCCTCATCGCCTCCGGCGCGGTGGTCGCCTGGTTCCAGGGGCGCATGGAGTTCGGGCCGCGTGCCCTGGGCAACCGCAGCATCCTGGCCGATCCCACCGCGCCGGACATGCGCGCCCACCTGAACGCGGTGGTCAAGCAGCGCGAGGAGTTCCGGCCGTTCGCGCCGGCGGTGGTCGCCGAGGAGGCGGGCGAGTACTTCGAGATCGAGCCCGGCGAGGAGGCCCTCTACCGGCACATGCTCGTCGTCGCCCGGGTACGCGACAAGTACCGCGACGAGTTGCCGTCGAGCACCCACGTCGACGGCTCCGCGCGGGTCCAGGTCGTCGACCGGGAGCTCGCACCCCGGTTCCACGCCCTGATCCGCCGGTTCGGCGACGACCACGGCACCCCGGTGGTCCTCAACACCTCCTTCAACCTTCGGGGCCAACCGATCGTGCGGACGCCGCGGGAAGCCGTCGCCACCTACGCCCGCTCCGCTCTGGACGCCCTCGCCATCGGTGACTGGCTGGTTCGGCGCGAGCCCGCCGCGGCCGGGGACGGAGGCGACGATGACTGA
- a CDS encoding non-ribosomal peptide synthetase: protein MTEHHDVAADHLREAVTGIWCAVLGADHAGPEDDFFAEGGDSALAVEAALSLRAVTGTDLEIDILYQYPQFGRLLSFLTDPRPEHEERPLTPAEELLWFVERLRPGTPVYHIAALYRFPGRIDIPRLRTALDALVAGHPALRRGFEAPGRVVTAARATVSCRWLDGRGLPADTLRELIDEHARLPFDLARPPLLRAVAVERGDDGDLLLLTVHHLVCDGGSLAILEDALSELYTNGGAGPAPGSAAIPEGARAVNEESRAYWRRVLAGCPRTIALPHDLSRPAALDNTGDVHRLVCPGDLVADMARFAARERVSPFMTWIVAYVAGLVAQTGERDVVIGIAASSRTAEQRGEIGMFVDPVPLRLAVPDGTTARDLARQVRSATTAALAHRGVPFQTIVDDLGPGGDSTRAPLVQAGLSYLDVAAGALRFDGHQAVRDLLPTGTAKYELLWAVTRQADRTITELEYLSGLFTTERAEQLHAGMIAAAGAAFANPDAPLRLPERPIHADRRPLPELIRLRAGQRPDAPAIRDHGVELTYAQLDERAVAIATGLRAAGLRRGDVVAVPMARGADAICSYLGIFYAGCAYLPVDQGQPAERLRAALDGVADAALVTEASPPLPVGLRVLRLDRLLDDPDRAADPAVPVRVTGDDAAYLMSTSGTTGHPKTVVVPHRAISRLVPDAAGLEYRRDDRVAHLCNPAFDAAVLEIWGALGAGAVLAIGNREDVSSPARLRAFLDEHRISVLGLPTALLNTVIDFAPDALGELRLLIFGGEKADEQRLARLLAHRPPASVVNVYGPTENTTVSTLQQVTAAGLDPGPLPIGRPVSGSTAYALGPDGEPVPPGAEGELYVGGDGLARGYHGNPVLTAASFVPNPFGPGRLYRTGDRVRMLPDGTFFFRGRTDDQVKVRGYRVELGEIEHVLRSLPGVDDAVVAARATSDSAELLAWVTGAREAAGLTEDLRTRLPAYMIPVVAVADRLPLNANGKVDRAALLASLDAAGTAAEAPGEDPADDSVTEAVAALWRESLGLARVRPDDSFVALGGHSIKALRLLARLDEELGVTVDLADFLADPTMRALVAAVHHLQPTTERNQP, encoded by the coding sequence ATGACTGAGCACCACGACGTCGCGGCCGACCACCTGCGCGAGGCGGTCACCGGGATCTGGTGCGCCGTGCTCGGCGCCGACCACGCCGGCCCCGAGGACGACTTCTTCGCCGAGGGCGGCGACTCCGCGCTGGCCGTCGAGGCCGCACTCAGCCTGCGCGCCGTCACCGGAACCGACCTCGAGATCGACATCCTCTACCAGTACCCGCAGTTCGGGCGCCTTCTGTCCTTTCTGACCGACCCGCGGCCCGAGCACGAGGAACGCCCGCTCACACCGGCCGAGGAGCTGCTCTGGTTCGTGGAACGGCTGCGCCCCGGCACGCCGGTCTACCACATCGCCGCGCTGTACCGGTTCCCCGGCCGCATCGACATCCCGCGCCTGCGGACCGCCCTCGATGCCCTCGTCGCCGGGCACCCGGCCCTGCGGCGCGGCTTCGAAGCCCCCGGCCGGGTGGTCACCGCGGCCCGGGCGACCGTCTCGTGCCGGTGGCTGGACGGCCGCGGCCTGCCGGCCGACACGCTGCGGGAGCTGATCGACGAGCACGCCCGCCTGCCCTTCGACCTGGCCCGCCCGCCGCTGCTGCGGGCGGTCGCCGTCGAGCGGGGCGACGACGGCGACCTCCTGCTGCTCACCGTGCACCACCTGGTGTGCGACGGCGGTTCGCTGGCGATCCTGGAGGACGCCCTCAGCGAGCTCTACACCAACGGCGGAGCCGGGCCAGCGCCGGGGAGCGCCGCGATCCCCGAAGGCGCGCGGGCGGTCAACGAGGAGTCCCGGGCCTACTGGCGGCGTGTCCTGGCCGGCTGCCCCCGCACCATCGCCCTGCCGCACGACCTGTCCCGGCCGGCCGCGCTGGACAACACCGGCGACGTCCACCGCCTCGTCTGCCCCGGGGACCTGGTGGCCGACATGGCGCGATTCGCCGCCCGGGAACGGGTGAGCCCGTTCATGACCTGGATCGTCGCCTACGTGGCGGGCCTCGTCGCGCAGACCGGCGAACGCGATGTGGTGATCGGGATCGCCGCCTCCTCGCGGACGGCCGAGCAGCGCGGCGAGATCGGGATGTTCGTCGACCCGGTGCCGTTGCGGCTGGCCGTCCCGGACGGGACCACCGCCCGGGATCTGGCCCGCCAGGTGCGCTCCGCGACCACCGCGGCACTGGCCCACCGCGGTGTGCCCTTCCAGACGATCGTCGACGATCTGGGCCCCGGCGGCGATTCCACCCGCGCGCCGCTCGTCCAGGCCGGCCTCAGCTATCTCGACGTGGCGGCAGGCGCCCTCCGGTTCGACGGGCATCAGGCCGTACGCGATCTGCTGCCCACCGGGACCGCGAAGTACGAACTGCTCTGGGCGGTCACCCGGCAGGCGGACCGCACGATCACCGAGCTCGAATACCTCAGCGGGCTGTTCACCACCGAGCGCGCCGAGCAACTGCACGCCGGGATGATCGCGGCGGCCGGCGCGGCGTTCGCGAACCCGGACGCACCGTTGCGACTGCCCGAACGCCCGATCCACGCCGACCGGCGCCCCCTCCCGGAGCTCATCCGACTGCGGGCCGGGCAACGGCCGGACGCACCCGCCATCCGCGACCACGGCGTCGAACTCACCTACGCGCAGCTCGACGAGCGAGCCGTCGCCATCGCCACCGGACTGCGGGCGGCCGGACTGCGCCGCGGTGACGTCGTCGCCGTACCGATGGCGCGCGGAGCCGACGCCATCTGCTCCTACCTCGGCATCTTCTACGCCGGGTGCGCCTATCTGCCGGTCGACCAGGGCCAGCCCGCGGAGCGGCTCCGGGCCGCCCTCGACGGGGTGGCCGACGCGGCGCTGGTCACCGAGGCGTCGCCGCCGCTGCCCGTGGGTCTGCGTGTGCTGCGGCTGGACCGGTTGCTCGACGACCCGGACCGGGCCGCCGACCCGGCCGTCCCGGTGCGCGTCACCGGGGACGACGCCGCCTACCTGATGTCCACCTCCGGCACCACCGGGCACCCCAAGACTGTCGTCGTTCCCCACCGCGCGATCAGCCGCCTCGTCCCCGACGCCGCCGGCCTGGAATACCGGCGCGACGACCGCGTCGCGCACCTGTGCAATCCCGCGTTCGACGCCGCCGTCCTGGAGATCTGGGGTGCGCTCGGCGCCGGAGCCGTGCTGGCGATCGGCAACCGGGAGGACGTCTCGTCGCCGGCCCGGCTGCGCGCGTTCCTTGACGAGCACCGGATCAGCGTGCTGGGGCTGCCGACCGCGCTGCTCAACACCGTCATCGACTTCGCGCCGGACGCTCTCGGCGAGCTCCGCCTGCTGATCTTCGGCGGGGAGAAGGCCGACGAGCAGCGGCTCGCACGGCTGCTGGCACACCGGCCGCCCGCCTCGGTCGTCAACGTCTACGGCCCGACCGAGAACACGACGGTCAGCACGCTGCAGCAGGTGACGGCGGCCGGTCTCGACCCGGGCCCGCTGCCGATCGGCCGGCCGGTCTCCGGGTCGACGGCGTACGCGCTCGGACCCGACGGCGAACCGGTCCCGCCCGGTGCCGAGGGCGAGCTGTACGTCGGCGGCGACGGCCTGGCCCGCGGCTACCACGGCAACCCCGTCCTCACCGCGGCGTCCTTCGTCCCGAACCCGTTCGGCCCCGGACGCCTCTACCGCACCGGAGACCGGGTGCGCATGCTGCCGGACGGAACCTTCTTCTTCCGGGGCCGGACGGACGACCAGGTCAAGGTTCGCGGCTACCGGGTCGAACTCGGCGAGATCGAGCACGTGCTGCGCTCCCTGCCGGGCGTCGACGACGCGGTGGTCGCCGCCCGCGCCACCTCCGACAGCGCCGAGCTGCTGGCCTGGGTCACCGGCGCCCGCGAGGCCGCCGGGCTCACCGAGGACCTGCGGACGCGGCTGCCCGCCTACATGATCCCGGTCGTGGCCGTCGCCGACCGGCTGCCCCTCAACGCGAACGGCAAGGTGGATCGCGCCGCGCTGCTCGCCTCCCTGGACGCCGCGGGCACCGCCGCCGAGGCGCCCGGCGAAGACCCCGCGGACGACTCCGTGACCGAGGCCGTCGCCGCACTGTGGCGCGAATCCCTCGGCCTGGCGCGGGTCCGCCCGGACGACAGCTTCGTCGCGCTGGGCGGCCATTCCATCAAGGCGCTGAGGCTGCTCGCCCGCCTCGACGAAGAACTCGGCGTCACCGTCGATCTGGCCGACTTCCTGGCCGACCCCACCATGCGCGCGCTGGTCGCCGCCGTGCACCACCTCCAACCGACCACGGAAAGGAATCAGCCATGA
- a CDS encoding MbtH family protein codes for MSEDEYDVVVNDEEQYSIWAAGRAVPAGWQTVGVRGSREECLEHIEGVWTDMRPKSLRLAMGEH; via the coding sequence ATGAGCGAGGACGAGTACGACGTCGTCGTCAACGACGAGGAGCAGTACTCCATCTGGGCCGCGGGCCGCGCGGTCCCGGCCGGGTGGCAGACCGTCGGCGTACGGGGCAGCCGCGAGGAGTGCCTGGAGCACATCGAGGGGGTCTGGACCGACATGCGGCCCAAGAGCCTGCGCCTCGCCATGGGCGAGCACTGA
- a CDS encoding MFS transporter codes for MWTLLRTNRSFRTLFASSAVTSFGETAVYLSLAIWVKDLTGSNAAAGIVFLTITLPGLFAPVLGHIVDRVSRRRLMIGMDLAMAALFLTLLAVRSDDQVWLIYLVTLAYGVLSASPAPPALLKDALPSDDAASARSLLMAVGEGVRIVSPVAGAAVYVAFGGAALAVFGSATFLIAALLLMSVRVVESEPEPVGERLRTSVVAGFRFIRGVPLLLRLSLTTVAFMLVVGLLETAVFAAIHGLGRPAAFFGVITSFQGGGSVVGGLISGSFVKRWGEVRTTCAGYTMITGGLLLCLAGNIPLFLLGVFCVGLGIPFVMISLGTALHLYTPGRMQGRVNAAVTAVSGGAQALSIAAGAALIGVLGYQVMYLVTAGTAVLCAASLLLGRVPQPEIVKSVADDALDPETSR; via the coding sequence ATGTGGACGCTGCTGCGCACCAACCGGAGCTTCAGAACGCTGTTCGCCTCCAGCGCGGTGACGAGCTTCGGCGAGACCGCCGTCTATCTCTCGCTCGCGATCTGGGTCAAGGACCTGACGGGCTCGAACGCCGCGGCCGGCATCGTGTTCCTCACCATCACCCTGCCCGGCCTGTTCGCGCCGGTGCTCGGCCACATCGTCGACCGGGTCAGCCGGCGACGGCTGATGATCGGCATGGATCTCGCGATGGCGGCGCTGTTCCTCACGCTGCTGGCAGTGCGCAGTGACGACCAGGTGTGGCTCATCTATCTGGTCACCCTCGCGTACGGCGTGCTCTCCGCCAGCCCGGCCCCGCCCGCGCTGCTGAAGGATGCCCTGCCGTCGGACGACGCGGCATCGGCGCGCTCCTTGCTCATGGCCGTCGGCGAGGGCGTCCGGATCGTCTCCCCGGTGGCCGGCGCCGCGGTGTACGTCGCGTTCGGCGGGGCCGCGCTGGCCGTGTTCGGCAGCGCGACCTTCCTGATCGCCGCGCTCCTGCTGATGTCCGTCCGTGTCGTGGAGTCCGAGCCCGAGCCGGTCGGCGAGCGGCTTCGCACGTCCGTCGTCGCCGGTTTCCGTTTCATTCGCGGCGTGCCGTTGCTGCTGCGCCTGTCGCTCACGACCGTGGCGTTCATGCTGGTGGTCGGGCTGCTGGAGACCGCCGTGTTCGCCGCGATCCACGGACTGGGCCGGCCGGCCGCGTTCTTCGGCGTGATCACCTCGTTCCAGGGTGGCGGCTCCGTCGTCGGCGGGCTCATCTCCGGCTCGTTCGTGAAGCGGTGGGGCGAGGTTCGAACGACCTGCGCGGGGTACACGATGATCACCGGCGGTCTGCTGCTCTGCCTGGCCGGGAACATCCCCCTGTTCCTGCTCGGCGTCTTCTGCGTCGGGCTCGGCATCCCGTTCGTGATGATCTCCCTCGGCACCGCCCTTCACCTCTACACCCCCGGACGCATGCAGGGCCGTGTCAACGCGGCGGTCACCGCGGTCAGCGGCGGCGCTCAGGCGCTGTCGATCGCCGCCGGCGCCGCCCTCATCGGCGTGCTCGGCTACCAGGTGATGTATCTCGTGACGGCCGGCACGGCTGTCCTGTGTGCGGCATCGCTGCTGCTGGGACGGGTGCCCCAGCCCGAGATCGTGAAGTCGGTGGCCGACGACGCCTTGGATCCGGAGACCAGCCGATAG
- a CDS encoding thioesterase II family protein — translation MDPIAPRPRTGRAGGWITGPSPRRSPALRLFCLPYVGGGAQVYEPWRPAFGADVEVCAVELPGRQTRMRESPYTRLDALVGALASAIVDELDVPYALFGHSMGSLVAFELAHELRRRGAGEPCVLFVSAGPAPRLPRLMPPLHAASEERVVARLAELGGLPQEILDEPELLRYFLPAIRADFEVIETYGYRARQPLACPVVAFTGSDDEDLPPAGLTPWGEETTGRFDQHVLPGGHFFLRGSQDELLTLMRGALAPYTRSWRRFADA, via the coding sequence GTGGACCCCATCGCACCGCGACCGAGGACGGGGCGGGCCGGCGGCTGGATCACCGGCCCGTCGCCCCGGCGATCTCCGGCCCTCCGCCTGTTCTGCCTGCCGTACGTGGGCGGCGGGGCGCAGGTCTACGAGCCGTGGCGCCCCGCCTTCGGTGCGGACGTCGAGGTCTGCGCCGTCGAGCTGCCCGGCCGCCAGACCCGCATGCGCGAAAGCCCGTACACGCGCCTGGACGCGCTCGTCGGCGCACTCGCGTCCGCGATCGTGGACGAGCTCGACGTGCCGTACGCGCTCTTCGGCCACAGCATGGGATCGCTGGTCGCGTTCGAGCTGGCGCACGAGCTGCGCCGCCGCGGCGCCGGCGAGCCGTGCGTCCTGTTCGTCTCGGCCGGCCCGGCGCCGCGGCTCCCGCGGCTGATGCCGCCACTGCACGCCGCATCCGAGGAACGGGTGGTCGCCCGGCTCGCCGAACTGGGCGGTCTGCCCCAGGAGATCCTCGACGAGCCGGAGCTTCTGCGCTACTTCCTGCCGGCGATCCGCGCCGACTTCGAGGTGATCGAGACGTACGGGTACCGGGCCCGGCAACCGCTCGCCTGCCCGGTGGTGGCCTTCACCGGCAGCGACGACGAGGATCTGCCACCCGCCGGCCTGACGCCGTGGGGCGAGGAGACCACCGGCCGGTTCGACCAGCACGTCCTGCCCGGTGGCCACTTCTTCCTGCGCGGGTCGCAAGACGAGCTGCTGACGCTGATGCGCGGCGCCCTCGCCCCGTACACCCGCTCGTGGAGGAGATTCGCCGATGCCTGA
- a CDS encoding cytochrome P450 — MPEKATGLGPLPAFLATDGTGVVPIVTPMGDKMWLVRDHALGRLVLTDQRFSRAEATRPQAPRFNDAQPAADAMMSMDGAGHARLRRVVSGAFSTRRVAAMAPRVERLTDEYLDGLAAAGPGADLITGLATPLPLAVLCAVVGIPPEDSDVFRDRVEVLFDISASTPQEKSRRRIELVDYMGDLIEQKRRRTDDDLLTALIEAHDRGHLSLGELLTLGLTLLMAGYETTVGQIGLSVLALLSDPAALAELRGDPVLVEPAVEELLRLTPATPLSFPRVAVAPVQLGTVTVQAGEAVVVSLLHGNRDEEIWPRPEHLNTYGRDAVHLTFGHGVHRCLGAPLARLQLRIVLDRLLRRFPQLRLATGPDAVVWKSGLSIRGLVRLRVDW; from the coding sequence ATGCCTGAGAAAGCGACCGGCCTGGGACCCCTCCCCGCGTTTCTGGCGACCGACGGCACCGGCGTCGTCCCGATCGTCACGCCGATGGGCGACAAGATGTGGCTCGTCCGCGACCACGCCCTGGGCCGTCTCGTGCTCACCGACCAGCGGTTCAGCCGGGCCGAGGCGACCAGGCCGCAGGCGCCCCGCTTCAACGACGCCCAGCCCGCCGCCGACGCCATGATGAGCATGGACGGCGCCGGGCACGCCCGGCTGCGGCGGGTGGTGAGCGGTGCCTTCAGCACCCGCCGGGTGGCCGCGATGGCGCCCCGCGTCGAACGCCTCACCGACGAGTACCTCGACGGGCTCGCCGCGGCCGGACCGGGCGCCGACCTCATCACGGGCCTCGCCACACCCCTGCCGCTGGCCGTCCTCTGCGCGGTGGTCGGCATTCCGCCGGAGGACAGCGACGTCTTCCGCGACCGGGTCGAGGTGCTGTTCGACATCTCGGCCAGCACGCCGCAGGAGAAGTCCCGCCGCCGCATCGAGCTCGTCGACTACATGGGTGACCTGATCGAGCAGAAGCGGCGGCGCACCGACGACGACCTGCTGACCGCCCTGATCGAAGCGCACGACCGGGGCCATCTGTCGTTGGGGGAGCTGCTGACACTCGGCCTCACCCTGCTGATGGCCGGGTACGAGACCACGGTCGGCCAGATCGGCCTCTCGGTGCTCGCGCTGCTGTCGGACCCGGCCGCCCTCGCGGAACTGCGCGGCGATCCCGTGCTCGTGGAACCAGCCGTGGAGGAACTGCTGCGCCTCACGCCGGCCACGCCGCTCAGCTTTCCCCGGGTGGCCGTGGCTCCGGTCCAGCTCGGCACGGTCACCGTCCAGGCCGGCGAAGCCGTGGTCGTCTCGCTGCTGCACGGCAACCGGGACGAGGAGATCTGGCCGCGGCCGGAGCATCTGAACACGTACGGCCGCGACGCCGTCCACCTGACCTTCGGGCACGGGGTGCACCGCTGCCTCGGCGCCCCGCTGGCCCGCCTGCAGCTGCGGATCGTCCTGGACCGCCTGCTGCGCCGTTTCCCCCAGCTACGCCTCGCCACCGGGCCCGACGCCGTGGTCTGGAAGTCGGGGCTGTCCATTCGCGGCCTGGTCCGGCTGCGCGTCGACTGGTAG